The Desulfohalovibrio reitneri genome contains a region encoding:
- a CDS encoding iron-sulfur cluster-binding protein — protein MTRPTAAAMPSILRRAFPWLVFLLALTGMAQMPIMKRYSISDLPGLGWLADFFTTHLVHYALGALFLFLLSWALGATLRSGVLPRLTVSGMLRAGLIAVVAVTGILRVIKNDPGVTLDPYFVLAIDWVHMIAAFLWGLAAIAFRLARRGAYTHRSQRGG, from the coding sequence ATGACTAGACCGACCGCCGCCGCCATGCCGTCCATCCTGCGCCGCGCCTTCCCCTGGCTAGTGTTCCTGCTGGCCCTCACCGGGATGGCGCAGATGCCCATCATGAAGCGCTACTCCATCTCCGACCTGCCGGGCCTGGGCTGGCTGGCGGACTTCTTCACCACCCACCTGGTCCACTACGCCCTGGGAGCGCTGTTCCTCTTTTTGCTCTCCTGGGCCCTGGGGGCGACCCTGCGGTCCGGCGTCCTTCCCCGGCTGACCGTCTCGGGCATGTTGCGGGCCGGGCTCATCGCCGTGGTGGCAGTGACCGGCATCCTGCGGGTCATCAAGAACGATCCCGGCGTCACCCTGGACCCGTATTTCGTCCTGGCCATCGACTGGGTGCACATGATCGCGGCTTTCCTGTGGGGGCTGGCCGCCATCGCCTTCCGCCTGGCGAGGCGGGGGGCGTATACACACCGTTCGCAGCGAGGAGGGTAG
- a CDS encoding 4Fe-4S dicluster domain-containing protein codes for MSDPPRKLSRRAFLGGLALGAASAAAPGAARASDGYGKGGVHGRRAEELCAFLDISRCINCQQCVYACRETNGHKFPEPKKPFPKMYPNKVPVEDWSERRNVTDRLTPYNWLSIQTAEVEWQGKEYRLHIPRRCLHCQNPPCANLCPFGAARKLENGIVRIESGLCMGGAKCRAVCPWQIPQRQTGVGLYLSLMPRFAGNGVMYKCDRCFDTKVAKGELPACVEVCPESVQSIGPREEIVALAKRRAGETGGFLYGLEDNGGTNTIYLSPVPWEVLNEAVDSRGKHKPDLAAKPNVMANEENLASAVFAAPVAGLAAGVFAAAKSIRDRKGGADD; via the coding sequence ATGAGCGATCCCCCCCGAAAGCTGTCCCGGCGAGCCTTTTTGGGCGGGCTGGCATTGGGCGCCGCATCGGCGGCCGCGCCCGGCGCGGCCCGCGCCTCGGATGGGTACGGCAAGGGCGGCGTGCACGGACGTCGCGCCGAGGAGTTGTGCGCCTTCCTGGACATCTCCCGCTGCATCAACTGCCAGCAGTGCGTCTACGCCTGCCGCGAGACCAACGGGCACAAGTTCCCCGAGCCGAAGAAGCCCTTCCCCAAAATGTACCCGAACAAGGTGCCGGTGGAGGACTGGTCCGAGCGGCGAAACGTCACCGATCGGCTGACCCCCTACAATTGGCTCTCCATCCAGACAGCCGAGGTCGAGTGGCAAGGGAAGGAGTACAGGCTGCACATCCCCCGGCGCTGCCTCCACTGCCAGAACCCGCCCTGCGCCAACCTCTGCCCCTTCGGCGCGGCTCGCAAGCTGGAAAACGGCATCGTGCGCATCGAGTCCGGCCTGTGCATGGGCGGGGCCAAGTGCCGCGCCGTCTGCCCCTGGCAAATCCCGCAGCGGCAGACCGGCGTGGGGCTGTACCTCAGCCTCATGCCGCGCTTCGCGGGCAACGGGGTCATGTACAAGTGCGACCGCTGCTTCGACACCAAGGTGGCCAAGGGGGAACTGCCCGCCTGCGTGGAGGTCTGCCCGGAGAGCGTGCAGTCCATCGGCCCGCGCGAGGAGATCGTGGCCCTGGCCAAGCGGCGCGCCGGAGAGACGGGCGGCTTCCTCTACGGCCTGGAGGACAACGGCGGGACCAACACCATCTACCTCTCCCCCGTGCCATGGGAGGTGCTGAACGAGGCCGTGGACTCCAGGGGCAAACACAAGCCGGACCTGGCCGCCAAACCCAACGTGATGGCGAACGAGGAGAACCTGGCCAGCGCGGTCTTCGCCGCGCCCGTGGCCGGCCTGGCCGCCGGGGTCTTCGCCGCGGCCAAATCCATCCGCGACAGGAAGGGAGGCGCCGATGACTAG
- a CDS encoding RrF2 family transcriptional regulator, whose product MKLSTRSRYGARMLVDIAVHGDNGPVTVSDISRRLDLPVKYLEKLVRLLKKGDYIQSKRGPRGGHMLAKAPEDITMGEIVRQLEGDFCLVDCANHGQEPCPNMESCPTRMLWARATDAMLRELDGITLRELVDNHMAKA is encoded by the coding sequence ATGAAGCTATCCACAAGAAGCCGGTACGGTGCCCGCATGCTGGTCGACATCGCTGTGCACGGCGACAACGGCCCGGTAACTGTTTCCGACATCTCGCGCAGGCTGGACCTGCCCGTGAAGTACCTGGAAAAGCTGGTGCGGTTGCTTAAAAAAGGCGACTACATCCAGTCCAAGCGCGGTCCGCGCGGTGGCCACATGCTGGCCAAGGCCCCCGAGGACATCACCATGGGCGAAATCGTGCGGCAGCTGGAAGGCGATTTCTGCCTAGTGGACTGCGCCAACCACGGCCAGGAGCCCTGCCCCAACATGGAAAGCTGCCCCACCCGCATGCTTTGGGCCCGTGCCACAGACGCCATGCTCCGCGAACTGGACGGCATCACCCTGCGGGAGTTGGTGGACAACCACATGGCCAAGGCCTGA
- a CDS encoding YeeE/YedE thiosulfate transporter family protein: MAEAQSIWEAARWSPYLCGAGVGVVTFLAYLAADRAVGASSAYATLAGLIEKAVRRREPLRAYYREHPPKLNWSLVFVIGILAGAFVSAGISGDFRLELVPQLWREAFGPGGLPRLLTALVGGAVLGFGARLAGGCTSGHGISGALQLQTASWLAALCFLIGGMATAAVVYP, translated from the coding sequence GTGGCCGAAGCGCAATCCATCTGGGAGGCGGCCCGCTGGTCCCCCTACCTCTGCGGCGCGGGCGTGGGCGTGGTAACGTTCCTGGCCTACCTCGCGGCGGACAGGGCGGTGGGGGCTTCCTCGGCCTACGCCACCCTGGCCGGGCTCATCGAAAAGGCGGTGCGCCGCCGCGAGCCGCTGCGCGCCTACTACCGCGAGCATCCGCCCAAGCTGAACTGGAGCCTGGTGTTCGTCATCGGCATCCTGGCCGGGGCCTTCGTCTCGGCCGGGATTTCCGGGGACTTCCGGCTTGAGTTGGTGCCGCAGCTATGGCGGGAGGCCTTCGGCCCTGGCGGCCTGCCCCGGCTGCTGACCGCCCTTGTGGGCGGCGCGGTGCTGGGCTTCGGCGCACGGCTGGCCGGGGGCTGCACATCGGGCCACGGCATATCCGGCGCGCTGCAGCTGCAAACCGCCAGCTGGCTGGCCGCCCTGTGCTTCCTCATCGGCGGCATGGCCACGGCGGCGGTGGTGTACCCATGA
- a CDS encoding DUF6691 family protein, producing the protein MRYLKLIPALLLGIAFGFLLQRAGVTRYETIMGQLFLTDFTVLKVMLSAVLVGSVGFRLLRMLGRVEPRRKGGSVGSSVIGGLVFGVGFGLLGYCPGTLAGAAGQGSLDALIGGGAGMLLGSWLYTLAASPLRRAAEGFIPLGESTLYERLGQPPWRVVGALWLLIPAFFGLLEWIGV; encoded by the coding sequence ATGAGATACCTCAAGCTCATCCCCGCCCTGTTGCTTGGCATCGCCTTCGGCTTTCTGCTGCAGCGCGCCGGGGTGACGCGGTACGAGACCATCATGGGGCAGCTCTTCCTGACCGACTTCACCGTGCTCAAGGTCATGCTCTCGGCCGTGCTGGTGGGGTCCGTGGGTTTTAGGCTGCTGCGCATGCTGGGGCGCGTCGAGCCGCGACGCAAGGGCGGCTCGGTGGGCTCCTCCGTCATCGGCGGACTGGTTTTCGGCGTGGGCTTCGGGTTGCTGGGCTACTGCCCCGGCACCCTGGCAGGAGCGGCCGGACAAGGCTCGCTGGACGCCCTCATCGGCGGCGGCGCGGGCATGCTGCTTGGGTCGTGGCTCTACACCCTGGCGGCCTCCCCCCTGCGCCGGGCGGCGGAGGGATTCATCCCCCTGGGCGAGTCCACCCTGTACGAGCGGTTGGGCCAGCCGCCCTGGCGCGTGGTTGGCGCGCTGTGGCTGCTCATCCCGGCTTTCTTCGGCCTGCTGGAATGGATCGGGGTGTAG
- a CDS encoding MBL fold metallo-hydrolase has protein sequence MSFFFQPVHSEHLGHISYIFGRDGEAAVVDPRRDCEEYVAIARANGARITYIFETHRNEDYVTGSAELAARTGAEIRHGEDLPFTYGAPTGEDFQFLVGGLRVVSMKTPGHTDESLSYVLYDPESAGREPVGVFTGDVLFVHDTGRTDFFPDRAEEVAGLLYDSIFEKILPLGDHVLLWPAHGAGSVCGSTMAEREVSTLGLERRTNPALKFTKREDFIKKKLAEKHTKPPYFHMMEKYNLHGSAAPMPRVPTPPPLDVDDFAERAENGMRVVDTRSPEAIAGALIPGSLAIPLHMLPAFAGWFLEYERPIGLVVDDAAPDDLARSAMRYLMRLGFDQVEGYITGMSEWEKSGREYDRIPAVHVDELVSRIESDEDFTLLDVRKDEEVAHGMLPDAKHVFLGHLPDRIGELDKSKPAITFCGSGQRAIIAASLLKAEGFKDVGDALGSMAACSARGCPIDRE, from the coding sequence ATGTCATTCTTTTTCCAGCCGGTCCATTCCGAGCATCTGGGCCACATCTCCTACATTTTCGGCCGCGACGGCGAGGCCGCCGTGGTGGACCCCCGCCGCGACTGCGAGGAGTACGTGGCCATCGCGCGGGCCAACGGCGCGCGCATCACCTACATCTTCGAGACGCACCGCAACGAGGACTACGTGACCGGCTCGGCCGAGCTGGCCGCCCGCACCGGCGCGGAAATCCGCCACGGCGAGGACCTGCCCTTCACCTACGGCGCGCCCACGGGCGAGGACTTCCAGTTCCTGGTGGGCGGTTTGCGCGTGGTTTCCATGAAAACCCCGGGCCACACCGACGAGTCCCTCTCCTACGTGCTGTACGACCCCGAGAGCGCTGGCCGCGAGCCGGTGGGGGTGTTCACCGGGGACGTGCTTTTCGTGCACGACACCGGCCGCACCGACTTCTTCCCGGACCGGGCCGAGGAAGTGGCCGGGCTGCTCTACGACTCCATCTTCGAGAAGATCCTGCCCCTGGGCGACCACGTGCTGCTGTGGCCGGCCCACGGCGCGGGTTCGGTCTGCGGCTCCACCATGGCGGAGCGCGAGGTGTCCACCCTGGGGCTTGAGCGGCGCACCAACCCGGCGCTGAAATTCACCAAGCGCGAGGACTTCATAAAGAAGAAGCTCGCGGAGAAGCACACCAAGCCGCCCTACTTCCACATGATGGAGAAATACAACCTGCACGGCTCCGCCGCGCCCATGCCGCGCGTGCCCACTCCGCCGCCCCTGGACGTGGACGACTTCGCCGAGCGGGCGGAAAACGGAATGCGCGTGGTGGATACCCGCAGCCCCGAGGCCATCGCCGGGGCGCTGATTCCGGGCAGCCTGGCCATTCCCCTGCACATGCTCCCGGCCTTCGCGGGCTGGTTCCTGGAGTACGAGCGGCCCATCGGCCTGGTGGTGGACGACGCCGCCCCGGACGACCTGGCCCGCAGCGCCATGCGCTACCTCATGCGCCTGGGCTTCGACCAGGTGGAGGGCTACATCACCGGCATGAGCGAGTGGGAGAAGAGCGGCCGCGAGTACGACCGCATCCCGGCGGTGCACGTTGACGAGCTGGTCTCCCGCATCGAGTCGGACGAGGACTTCACCCTGCTGGACGTTCGCAAGGACGAGGAAGTGGCCCACGGCATGCTGCCCGACGCCAAGCACGTCTTTTTGGGCCATCTGCCGGACCGGATCGGCGAACTGGACAAAAGCAAGCCCGCCATCACCTTCTGCGGCTCCGGGCAGCGGGCCATCATCGCGGCCTCACTGCTCAAGGCGGAAGGGTTCAAGGACGTGGGAGACGCTCTGGGCTCCATGGCCGCCTGCTCCGCGCGCGGCTGCCCCATAGACAGGGAGTAG
- a CDS encoding glutaminyl-peptide cyclotransferase translates to MLSASALAERAPLLVPEVVEELDHATDAFTQGLFFHNGFLYETTGLRGSSRLRRLDPETGNVLASRSLPGSLFGEGGCVLNGRAVVLSWTAGRALRFALPSLEPRGEWGYRGQGWGLTWDGRRLIMSDGSSGLIFRDQRDFSRLGGVRVTDGGEPVKRLNELEWLPGPGLVLANVWGAEQAVAVDPVNGRVRFRLDLSGLAERAGRSGHPREVPNGLAWDPERKLLYATGKKWPRLFALRPPGEIMDTDTQEAR, encoded by the coding sequence TTGCTGTCCGCTTCCGCGCTGGCGGAGCGCGCCCCGCTGCTGGTCCCGGAAGTGGTCGAGGAACTGGACCACGCCACGGACGCCTTCACCCAGGGGCTCTTTTTCCACAACGGGTTCCTCTACGAGACGACCGGCCTGCGCGGAAGCTCCAGGCTGCGCCGCCTGGACCCGGAGACCGGAAACGTGCTGGCCTCACGCTCCTTGCCGGGCAGCCTTTTTGGCGAAGGAGGCTGCGTCCTGAACGGGCGGGCCGTGGTCCTCTCCTGGACGGCCGGGCGCGCCCTGCGTTTCGCCCTGCCTTCGCTGGAGCCGCGCGGCGAGTGGGGCTACCGGGGGCAGGGCTGGGGGTTGACCTGGGACGGACGCCGGTTGATCATGTCCGACGGAAGTTCCGGGCTGATTTTCCGCGATCAGCGCGACTTCTCCCGCCTGGGCGGGGTGCGGGTCACTGACGGCGGCGAGCCGGTCAAGCGGCTCAACGAGTTGGAATGGCTGCCCGGGCCGGGGCTGGTTCTGGCCAACGTCTGGGGTGCGGAACAGGCCGTGGCCGTGGACCCGGTCAACGGGCGGGTGCGTTTCCGCCTGGACCTCTCCGGGCTGGCGGAACGGGCCGGACGCTCCGGCCACCCCCGCGAGGTGCCCAACGGCCTGGCCTGGGACCCGGAGCGCAAGCTGCTCTACGCCACGGGCAAGAAGTGGCCCAGGCTGTTTGCATTGCGGCCGCCCGGCGAGATCATGGACACGGACACCCAGGAGGCGCGGTGA
- a CDS encoding sigma-54 interaction domain-containing protein — MQLHSECGGLDRHLEKILDTMHEGLVFIAPDGRITLVNQALCDMLGYGAEELLGRPCTVLGCDACESVRTENGEHWCKLFERGRESRKPCTLAHKGGGVVRVLKNARLLEENGRVTGAVETLSDVSELEESRQDLAGLKRLFGTQRGFMGFIGESPAMRRVYDLLERAAASEAPVIILGESGTGKELAARAIHELGRRAGGPYIQCNCAALNESLLESELFGHAKGAFTGAVSHRVGRFEAAHGGDLFLDEIGDVPLELQVKLLRVLETKRFERVGEHLDREADARIITATNKDLEALVAGGGFRQDLFYRINVIPVRMPPLRERKEDVPLLADHFVELLRRSTGKDIAGLSPEAMELFMAHDWPGNVRELKSALEYAFVLAESGRVLPEHLPGQMDSPKRDEPPAKGAGGWTGDLGERDALVEALRRTGGNKSQAARLLGVTRMTVLNRMRKYGVDTRTVITP, encoded by the coding sequence ATGCAGCTGCATAGCGAATGCGGCGGCCTGGACCGCCACCTGGAAAAGATTCTCGACACCATGCACGAGGGGCTGGTCTTTATCGCCCCGGACGGGCGCATCACCCTGGTCAACCAGGCCTTGTGCGACATGCTGGGCTACGGGGCGGAGGAGCTGCTGGGCCGGCCCTGCACCGTCCTCGGCTGCGATGCCTGCGAAAGCGTCCGCACCGAGAACGGCGAGCACTGGTGCAAGCTCTTCGAGCGGGGCCGCGAGTCCCGCAAGCCCTGCACCCTGGCCCACAAGGGCGGCGGCGTGGTGCGCGTGCTGAAGAACGCCCGGCTGCTGGAGGAAAACGGCCGCGTCACCGGCGCGGTGGAAACCCTTTCCGACGTCTCCGAACTGGAGGAGAGCAGGCAGGACCTGGCCGGGCTCAAGCGCCTCTTCGGCACCCAGCGCGGCTTCATGGGCTTCATCGGGGAGTCCCCGGCCATGCGCCGCGTGTACGACCTGCTGGAGCGGGCCGCCGCCTCCGAGGCCCCGGTCATCATCCTGGGCGAGTCCGGCACGGGCAAGGAGCTGGCCGCGCGGGCCATCCACGAACTCGGCCGGCGGGCGGGCGGCCCCTACATCCAGTGCAACTGCGCCGCCCTCAATGAGTCCCTTTTGGAGTCCGAACTGTTCGGCCACGCCAAGGGGGCCTTCACCGGCGCGGTCAGCCACCGGGTGGGCCGTTTCGAGGCCGCCCACGGCGGCGACCTCTTCCTTGACGAAATCGGCGACGTGCCCCTGGAGTTGCAGGTCAAGCTGCTGCGGGTTCTGGAAACCAAGCGGTTCGAGCGGGTGGGCGAGCATCTGGACCGCGAGGCGGACGCCCGCATCATCACCGCCACCAACAAGGATCTCGAGGCCCTGGTCGCCGGGGGCGGCTTCCGCCAGGACCTGTTCTACCGCATCAACGTCATCCCCGTGCGCATGCCGCCCCTGCGGGAGCGCAAGGAGGACGTGCCCCTGCTGGCCGACCATTTCGTCGAACTGTTGCGGCGGTCCACGGGCAAGGACATCGCCGGGCTCTCGCCCGAGGCCATGGAGCTGTTCATGGCCCACGACTGGCCGGGCAACGTGCGCGAACTCAAGAGCGCCTTGGAGTACGCCTTCGTGCTGGCCGAGTCCGGCCGCGTGCTGCCCGAGCACCTGCCCGGCCAGATGGATTCGCCTAAAAGAGACGAACCGCCCGCCAAGGGAGCGGGAGGCTGGACCGGCGACCTGGGCGAGCGCGACGCCCTGGTGGAGGCCCTGCGCCGCACCGGCGGCAACAAGAGCCAGGCCGCCCGCCTGCTGGGCGTGACCCGCATGACCGTGCTCAACCGCATGCGCAAGTACGGCGTGGACACCCGCACCGTCATCACCCCCTAA